DNA sequence from the Daphnia carinata strain CSIRO-1 chromosome 8, CSIRO_AGI_Dcar_HiC_V3, whole genome shotgun sequence genome:
tcacGCTCGCTCTCgcaccggattggaggctcatcgttctccttggaacaaggtaaatgaaataggactatttctaaggtgaaataggactgatgccgaggaaatataggactgatgccatggagaaataggactgtcctaaaagtttttaaaagtcagtcctatttctcccagtcctatttcaccgccaatcaaCTTCATTACAGGCAGACCTGCCACGATCGCGATCtttttttgatcgcgatcacgatcaaaaaattgatcagCGATCACATCATTGAAAAATGATCTTGATCGTcgatcaaataaaaaattttgatcgCAATCACGATCATTTTCAGCTGCCACCTATGGAcaaaatgcaaaacatttttgaattttagttACTGTTTAGGCTTTCTTGTTTACTATAGTGCTAGATTCGCATTTGAATTGTGATAATAAATTGGATGGCGACAATGTCAGAAGTGAAGAGTTTGCTGACGAAAATCAATACGTGACTTCCAACAAAGCAGGCCTAATGAAAGGTATTATTtcgaatttgaaatgtttgataCCTACGCCCATTAAAACTCGTTTCTACGGCTGTAATCTTCAAAGTGACAGACGATTGTTCCGCCACTGAAAGTAGTTTAAAAATATAAGTTAACTTGTGCCATTAGCAGTTTAACTACCCCAAAGAAACTGAATGTTCCCGaggaatttttcaaacatGTTGGGGATGTGGAAGGAAAAAATGCAAGTATGTTTAAGTGTCTATTCCCTGGCTGCGttccaaaaaagaacaaagatgGATCTCACTTGTGGTTTCTAATTACACAAGACATAATGCAAAAAGACACTATTTGGTAAGTTATTCTAATTTTACAATTGCTTAATAGATTTAATACAAATTGTATCGCACTTCTAGAACATGCTCTAACTCATGAATTGGGTCATCTTCAACGATGGAATGAAGCAGTACAGAAATTAAAAGATGAAGATAATTCTACAACTTTCCTGTCCCTTCAATtccaacaaaaagaaatgaaatcataaaaCAACAAGACCTGGACAGATTGGTGCTGGTAAGTGGTAACGAATGACCCGATTTTAATAAGGCAATATTACATGAAGTTAATACAGACATTTGAAATAAGCATAATGCTTTAAAACATTTTGtcgttgtttgtttaaaaaattaaacggCAGTTCGTGGCTCTATAATAACCCACATAATATTTCCGTTTGAACAAAATAGGTTATATTTATAATTTCTTGTTATTATCTCGTGCTTTTACGAAATAGGTTCATTACGTATTTTAATAGGTGATTTGCAAATACTGGTTTTCATAATCAAATAAGAATTATGTAGcattatttatttcaattattgcAAATATTATTTAAGAAGTTACTTTTTTTAACGCCAGATTGCGAGCatcagtaaaaaaattatcgcAAAAAATGATCAGTCATCGATTTCCGATCAAATCATCGTCAAAtgatttgatcgccgatcacgATCATTGCAGAATGATTTGATCGCTGATCAAAATCAAAAGTTGATCGAACGGCAAGTCTGATTACAGgtataaatttgtttttgcatagtaGGCCTACAGCTTGTTGCAAATGATTAGTGATTTGCCTTAGGGTTAGTAACACatcttttgagaaaaaaacagaaggggTACGTATTTTGACATCAATTGATCAAGTTTTAATATCTCTGACCAATTATAATAAATTTActatttatttaatgaattatACCCGATCATTTATAATTTCCAACGAAAATTCCCCTGGGCCcttgtttacatttttcgtGCCACATTAGCAACTTAAATGGATTTTCACAAATACAGTACCCGCCCTTAGTATCCGAACACCAAGGGTTTTTGGGGCTTTTTTACACGGTGTCTTATGACGGTAGGGTCCCTTGCGCAAAGGTAAAAAAGGGCCAGTAAAAgtgacgataaaaaaataaaattttgttctgACGTTAATTAAATAATGGGCTATTTggcactatttttttttattttttatctataagacTTTTTGACTTACATGCTAGTCATGTATTATCCGAACACCGCGTTGATCTTATAGGTTGCCTAATGACACTACctcattttttagaatttttttttaatataaggaaatgttttctagatgtcgcaattacattaatcgataggatattcattaaactatatcccATTTTAGTAGTATAACTTAATGTCAATTATTTTAAGaacgggaatttttttaagtgaagACTGTGCtaagtttttcccgtcaaaaatagtttatcttGTTCCCACTTGAGGCGCTGCACTCATTACGCTTTTTCAGACAGCTAATACAGTTTACTGTAAAAGCAGACGTATTTCTGTTTGCTTTTACGTAATGAGTTCAGCGCCTCAAGATGTGAAAAGCGAGTAACGGGTGGAATGAAAAGATGGGGAAATAAAGATGAAAATATTCCGATTGACGACCAGACCTGTTTCGATcaatgaaaaatgtgttttacaGAGGCTGAAAAGTTAGATCACCTTATTAATATAACAGCATCTAGCATACGAAAAGAGGCCTACATATAACAACTGATTTGAAGTATGTTAAAATGCAcattcaaaaactattaaatCAACTAAGCATTACTAAACCTCGTTAtgtatttgtaatttttgcatgcgtaggttttcttttttatggaCTTCaacaaattaaataaaatgaacaTTTTGGATAACATATCAAATAAACCTGATTAACCTGTGTCCAAATGATGTTGAGGACCATCTCGAAAATGAATGTATCCATCTTaaaccgtttttttcttccataaTATCGGATGAGCTTAACAATCAGGTCAAAGAAATGGACAAGAATGGATTCTACGATTACTGCTTCTAttcttttgattgattttaCGTTCCCGCTttatatattaaaaatttatagaAGTCCGTGGATTGTTATCTATCTTCCCATACCTTGTCGCCAAACTCCTAAAGTTTCTCTCACCTTCGGTTAGAAATTTTTCTGGCGAATGGTCCTTTAAGGTCTTCAAAAGGGTAAAAAGTGTCTCCCGTTTAAATACTTTAAAACAACGGCTGAGTAATCTATCAACCCCCCACATCGAAACTGATTTTGAACTTAATCGACAACGATACtgttattgaaaaatttgtcTCACAGAAATGCCATCGAAAATGTTAAATcacactttaaaaaataaagataaacaATAAACACAGATAAAAATTAAAGCTACCAATACTATCAGTCTCTATCAGTCTGCCACTTGAGTAAAAAAGAGGCCAAAAATGAGGCTGATCCACGGTCCAGTCGACTAAACGGCACTGTTTTAGTTGAGTTTGTTCCGCACTGAGTTTCAGGATTTAGTAGAAGTCTAATGGAGAAGATTTCCGCGTTTTAGAAACTCTGCGTTCCAATACTAGCGTTTacacaaccttttttttctatttgtatCAAATAAGCCTCTTGGTTTGTCTTTCACTTCAGCTGTCAGAAAATGAGCGCTTTAGTCTGGGATATTAAGAATGGGGAATTAGATTCCGTGAAAcacgaaattgaaaacaagGTAAGCGAAAACTCATGGTTGCTTCAGTAATCAAAACACTATTGAATTTAtacttcttctttgttctGTTGTAGGGCATAGATGTAAACCTTGATGTAAATGGGAGACCACTTATTTTGCATGCAGCAGACTACGGACACCATGCCATTGTCAATTACCTGATTTCAAAAGGAGCTGATCCAAATGTAAGTGAAAAAGTTCATGATA
Encoded proteins:
- the LOC130704226 gene encoding myotrophin-like, with product MSALVWDIKNGELDSVKHEIENKGIDVNLDVNGRPLILHAADYGHHAIVNYLISKGADPNAKDSYGISALLAAIWEGHTECVKVLVSKGALVKGVSPDGTSYYDAAKKDEIKELLK